Proteins from one Mugil cephalus isolate CIBA_MC_2020 chromosome 15, CIBA_Mcephalus_1.1, whole genome shotgun sequence genomic window:
- the b3gat1b gene encoding galactosylgalactosylxylosylprotein 3-beta-glucuronosyltransferase 1, protein MPKRRDIVAIVLIVLPWTLLITVWHQSAITPLLATQKDHRRDGHSNSRNAFALKDSCSLQNRDIVEVVRTEYVYSRPPPWSDILPTIHVITPTYSRPVQKAELTRLANTLLHVTNLHWILVEDSQRRTTLVGRLLQDTGLNYTHLNVETPRNYKVRGDTRDPRIPRGTIQRNLALRWLRETFNVNNSQPGIVYFADDDNTYSLELFEEMRSTKKVSVWPVAFVGGLRYESPKVNTLGKVYGWKTVFDPHRPFAIDMAGFAVNLRLILSKPQAYFKLRGVKGGYQESSLLKELVTLGDLEPKAANCTKVLVWHTRTEKPVLVNEGKKGFTDANVEI, encoded by the exons ATGCCGAAGAGACGAGACATCGTCGCCATTGTATTGATCGTGTTGCCTTGGACACTGCTCATCACTGTTTGGCACCAGAGCGCCATCACCCCACTGCTTGCTACtcaaaagg ATCACAGACGTGATGGTCACTCCAACTCCAGGAACGCCTTTGCTCTCAAGGACTCCTGCTCCCTTCAGAACCGGGACATTGTGGAGGTGGTGCGGACAGAGTACGTGTACAGCCGGCCCCCGCCTTGGTCCGACATCTTGCCCACTATCCACGTCATCACACCCACCTACAGCCGCCCGGTGCAGAAGGCAGAGCTGACTCGCCTGGCCAACACGTTGCTCCACGTGACCAACCTGCACTGGATCCTGGTGGAGGACTCCCAGAGGAGGACCACCCTGGTTGGCCGCCTCCTCCAGGACACAGGGCTCAACTATACTCACCTCAACGTGGAGACACCAAGAAACTATAAGGTGCGCGGAGACACACGTGACCCCAGAATACCGCGGGGCACCATACAGAGGAACCTGGCTCTGCGATGGTTACGGGAGACCTTCAACGTAAACAACAGCCAGCCTGGGATTGTCTACTTTGCAGATGATGACAACACATACAGTCTGGAGCTGTTTGAGGAG ATGCGTTCTACGAAAAAAGTGTCTGTGTGGCCAGTGGCCTTTGTGGGTGGCCTACGGTATGAGTCACCCAAAGTAAACACCTTGGGCAAGGTGTATGGCTGGAAGACTGTTTTCGACCCACATCGACCCTTTGCCATAGACATGGCTGGGTTCGCAGTGAACCTGCGTCTGATTCTGTCCAAACCACAGGCTTATTTCAAGTTACGTGGAGTGAAGGGAGGATATCAGGAGAGCAGCTTATTAAAGGAACTAGTCACCCTCGGTGACTTGGAGCCTAAAGCTGCAAACTGCACTAAG